The following coding sequences are from one Streptomyces venezuelae window:
- a CDS encoding PH domain-containing protein, with protein sequence MSESPAAPALPVTFRPTRTRAVLLTAGVAIFVVITAIAFLLPTLSPGERTSFVFTGALLCGVLVLLSRPKVVADESGVTVVNIATSRRLAWPEIVQVNLRPGDPWVFLNLSDGTSLPALGIQPGIAKQQAIGDARALRALVDARTTGRSEPGLD encoded by the coding sequence ATGTCCGAAAGCCCCGCCGCCCCCGCCCTCCCCGTCACCTTCCGGCCGACGCGGACCCGGGCCGTCCTGCTCACCGCGGGCGTCGCGATCTTCGTGGTCATCACGGCGATCGCGTTCCTGCTGCCCACGCTCAGCCCGGGGGAGCGGACCAGCTTCGTCTTCACCGGCGCGCTGCTCTGCGGCGTGCTCGTGCTGCTCAGCAGGCCCAAGGTCGTCGCCGACGAGTCCGGCGTCACCGTCGTCAACATCGCGACGAGCCGCCGCCTCGCCTGGCCCGAGATCGTTCAGGTCAACCTGCGGCCCGGCGACCCCTGGGTGTTCCTGAACCTCAGCGACGGCACCAGCCTGCCCGCCCTGGGCATCCAGCCGGGCATCGCCAAGCAGCAGGCCATCGGCGACGCCCGCGCCCTCCGCGCCCTGGTCGACGCCCGCACCACTGGACGTTCCGAGCCCGGACTTGATTAA
- the hisG gene encoding ATP phosphoribosyltransferase: protein MLRIAVPNKGSLSGPASAMLHEAGYQQRKESKELVLVDPDNEVEFFYLRPKDIAIYVATGRLDIGITGEDLLIDSGADAEAILPLGFARSTFRFAAKPGTADDIKDLAGKTVATSYEGIVAKHLAEQGVQASVVHLDGAVETAIELGVAQVIADVVETGTSLRNAGLEVFGDPIMKSEAVVIRRTGAETDNPKVQQFLRRLQGVLVARSYVMMDYDCRAEHLEQAVALTPGLESPTISPLHNEGWVAVRSMVPAKEAQRIMDDLYAIGARAILTTAIHACRL from the coding sequence ATGCTGCGCATCGCCGTCCCCAACAAGGGTTCACTGTCCGGACCTGCGTCGGCGATGCTCCATGAGGCCGGCTACCAGCAGCGCAAGGAGTCGAAGGAGCTCGTCCTCGTCGACCCCGACAACGAGGTCGAGTTCTTCTACCTGCGGCCCAAGGACATCGCGATCTACGTCGCGACGGGCAGGCTCGACATCGGCATCACCGGTGAGGACCTGCTGATCGACTCCGGCGCCGACGCCGAGGCGATCCTGCCGCTCGGCTTCGCCCGCTCCACCTTCCGCTTCGCCGCGAAGCCCGGCACCGCCGACGACATCAAGGACCTCGCGGGCAAGACCGTCGCGACGTCCTACGAGGGCATCGTCGCCAAGCACCTCGCCGAGCAGGGCGTCCAAGCCTCCGTCGTGCACCTGGACGGCGCCGTCGAGACCGCCATCGAGCTGGGCGTCGCCCAGGTCATCGCGGACGTCGTCGAGACCGGCACCTCCCTGCGCAACGCCGGCCTGGAGGTCTTCGGCGACCCGATCATGAAGTCCGAGGCCGTCGTCATCCGGCGCACCGGCGCCGAGACCGACAACCCGAAGGTGCAGCAGTTCCTGCGCCGCCTCCAAGGCGTCCTCGTCGCCCGGTCGTACGTGATGATGGACTACGACTGCCGCGCCGAGCACCTGGAGCAGGCCGTCGCCCTCACCCCGGGCCTGGAGTCGCCCACGATCTCCCCGCTGCACAACGAGGGCTGGGTCGCCGTCCGCTCGATGGTCCCCGCCAAGGAGGCCCAGCGGATCATGGACGACCTGTACGCCATCGGCGCGCGGGCCATCCTCACCACGGCCATCCACGCCTGCCGCCTCTGA
- a CDS encoding phosphoribosyl-ATP diphosphatase encodes MSKKTFEELFTELQHKAANGDPATSRTAELVDKGVHAIGKKVVEEAAEVWMAAEHEGKEAAAEEISQLLYHVQVMMVARGISLDDVYAHL; translated from the coding sequence ATGTCCAAGAAGACTTTCGAGGAGCTCTTCACCGAGCTCCAGCACAAGGCCGCCAACGGCGACCCCGCGACCTCCCGCACCGCCGAGCTGGTCGACAAGGGCGTCCATGCCATCGGCAAGAAGGTCGTCGAGGAGGCCGCCGAGGTGTGGATGGCCGCCGAGCACGAGGGCAAGGAAGCAGCCGCCGAGGAGATCTCGCAGCTCCTGTACCACGTACAGGTGATGATGGTCGCCCGCGGCATCTCCCTCGACGACGTCTACGCCCACCTCTGA
- the ribH gene encoding 6,7-dimethyl-8-ribityllumazine synthase, which yields MSGKGAPELSVKNCGDLRVAVIAAQWHDKVMDGLVDGALRALNELGISEPTVLRVPGSFELPVVAKVLAGRGYDAIVALGVVIRGGTPHFDYVCQGVTQGLVQVSVDTGVPIGFGVLTCDTEEQALDRAGIEGSSEDKGHEAVTAAVATATTLRTVSEPWR from the coding sequence GTGAGCGGCAAGGGTGCACCCGAACTGAGTGTGAAGAACTGCGGCGACCTGCGGGTCGCGGTCATCGCGGCGCAGTGGCACGACAAGGTCATGGACGGCCTCGTCGACGGCGCCCTGCGCGCCCTGAACGAGCTCGGCATCAGCGAGCCGACCGTGCTGCGCGTCCCCGGCAGCTTCGAGCTGCCCGTCGTCGCCAAGGTCCTCGCGGGGCGCGGATACGACGCGATCGTCGCGCTCGGCGTCGTCATCCGCGGCGGCACCCCGCACTTCGACTACGTGTGCCAGGGCGTCACCCAGGGCCTCGTCCAGGTGTCCGTCGACACCGGTGTACCGATCGGCTTCGGCGTGCTGACCTGCGACACGGAGGAGCAGGCACTGGACCGCGCGGGCATCGAGGGGTCCAGTGAGGACAAGGGCCACGAAGCGGTCACCGCCGCCGTCGCCACCGCGACCACGCTGCGTACCGTCTCCGAACCCTGGCGCTGA
- a CDS encoding bifunctional 3,4-dihydroxy-2-butanone-4-phosphate synthase/GTP cyclohydrolase II: MTVAPVWHGTASEQDTLDLSLDPVEQAIRDIAAGRPVVVVDDEDRENEGDLVVAAEKATPEIVAFMMSECRGLICAPMEAEELDRLRLPQMVEHNTESMSTAFTVSVDASAAHGVSTGISADDRATTLQLLAGGAATADDFVRPGHIFPLRAKSGGVLTRDGHTEAAVDLARLAGLRPAGAIVEIAGEDGKMLRLPELIPFARKHGLTIISIEDLIAYRRSAEPTVRREAEVSLPTAFGEFTAHGYRSTVDGVEHVALVHGDLGDGEDVLVRLHSECLTGDVFHSLRCDCGPQLEAAMRRIIDEGRGVVVYLRGHEGRGIGLLSKLRAYALQEQGSDTLDANLELGLPADARDYGAGAQILRDLGVRGVRLMTNNPDKTDAVLRHGLKVTGREPMPVEAGEHNLRYLRTKRDRMGHDLPWLDATDVSACGNQ, from the coding sequence ATGACTGTGGCACCCGTCTGGCACGGCACCGCCAGCGAACAAGACACCCTCGACCTCTCCCTCGACCCCGTCGAGCAGGCCATCCGCGACATCGCCGCGGGCCGCCCCGTCGTGGTCGTCGACGACGAGGACCGCGAGAACGAGGGCGACCTCGTCGTCGCCGCCGAGAAGGCGACCCCCGAGATCGTCGCGTTCATGATGAGCGAGTGCCGGGGCCTGATCTGCGCGCCCATGGAGGCCGAGGAGCTCGACCGGCTCCGGCTCCCGCAGATGGTCGAGCACAACACCGAGTCGATGAGCACGGCGTTCACCGTCTCCGTGGACGCGTCCGCCGCGCACGGCGTGAGCACCGGCATCTCCGCCGACGACCGCGCCACCACGCTCCAGCTCCTCGCGGGCGGCGCGGCGACCGCCGACGACTTCGTGCGCCCGGGGCACATCTTCCCGCTGCGCGCCAAGTCCGGCGGTGTCCTCACGCGTGACGGCCACACGGAGGCCGCCGTCGACCTCGCCCGGCTCGCCGGACTGCGTCCCGCCGGGGCCATCGTGGAGATCGCCGGCGAGGACGGCAAGATGCTCCGCCTGCCCGAGCTGATCCCCTTCGCCCGCAAGCACGGCCTGACGATCATCTCCATCGAGGACCTCATCGCCTACCGCCGCTCCGCGGAACCCACCGTCCGCCGCGAAGCCGAGGTCAGCCTGCCCACCGCCTTCGGCGAGTTCACGGCGCACGGCTACCGCTCCACCGTCGACGGCGTCGAACACGTCGCCCTCGTCCACGGCGACCTCGGCGACGGCGAGGACGTCCTGGTGCGCCTGCACTCCGAGTGCCTCACCGGCGACGTCTTCCACTCGCTGCGCTGCGACTGCGGCCCGCAGCTGGAGGCGGCCATGCGGCGCATCATCGACGAGGGCCGCGGCGTCGTCGTCTACCTGCGCGGCCACGAGGGCCGCGGCATCGGCCTGCTCTCCAAGCTGCGCGCGTACGCCCTCCAGGAGCAGGGCAGCGACACCCTCGACGCCAACCTGGAGCTCGGCCTGCCCGCCGACGCCCGGGACTACGGCGCGGGCGCGCAGATCCTGCGCGACCTGGGGGTACGCGGTGTCCGCCTGATGACCAACAACCCCGACAAGACCGACGCGGTCCTGCGGCACGGCCTGAAGGTCACCGGGCGCGAGCCGATGCCCGTCGAGGCCGGCGAACACAATCTTCGGTACCTGCGCACCAAGCGGGACCGGATGGGGCACGACCTGCCCTGGCTGGACGCCACCGACGTGTCCGCCTGCGGCAACCAGTAA
- a CDS encoding nicotinamide riboside transporter PnuC — protein sequence MIGNTVGLIALALGWRRSIWTWPAQFLSGVILVAAYASAQLSGGVGKQLLVIGVALWGWRQWTRGRQQAQDGSIAIRFATWKERGVLVAGTAVGTLAVGALFSAVPDLSWNPWPDAYIFVGTLAAMVAQARGLVEFWFAWLLVDVVGVPLAFSSGLAFSGLVYVVYLALVLWGLRDWWLRSRTAASQPVMEGAPA from the coding sequence ATGATCGGCAACACCGTCGGCCTGATCGCCCTCGCGCTCGGCTGGCGGCGCTCGATATGGACCTGGCCCGCCCAGTTCCTGTCCGGCGTCATCCTCGTCGCCGCGTACGCCTCCGCGCAGCTCTCCGGAGGCGTCGGCAAGCAGCTCCTCGTCATCGGCGTCGCGCTGTGGGGCTGGCGGCAGTGGACGCGCGGCAGGCAGCAGGCGCAGGACGGCTCCATCGCCATCCGGTTCGCCACCTGGAAGGAGCGGGGCGTCCTGGTCGCGGGCACCGCGGTCGGCACCCTCGCCGTCGGCGCCCTGTTCAGCGCCGTCCCCGACCTGTCCTGGAACCCCTGGCCCGACGCGTACATCTTCGTCGGCACGCTCGCCGCGATGGTCGCCCAGGCCCGCGGGCTCGTCGAGTTCTGGTTCGCCTGGCTGCTCGTCGACGTGGTCGGCGTGCCGCTCGCCTTCAGCAGCGGCCTCGCCTTCTCCGGACTCGTGTACGTCGTCTACCTCGCCCTCGTCCTCTGGGGCCTGCGCGACTGGTGGCTGCGCTCCCGCACCGCCGCCTCGCAGCCCGTCATGGAAGGAGCCCCGGCATGA
- a CDS encoding riboflavin synthase has protein sequence MFTGIVEELGEITAVENLPDASRFRLRGPVVTEGAQHGDSIAVNGVCLTVVEHEGDEFTADVMAETLNRSSLGALTVGSRVNLERPTAVGARLGGHIVQGHVDGTGEIVERKPSENWEIVKVSLPAGLSRYVVEKGSITVDGVSLTVVDAGPDFFTISLIPTTLALTTLGIKQPGDPVNLEVDVIAKYVERLLGDRAHQQGAAQ, from the coding sequence GTGTTCACCGGAATCGTCGAAGAGCTGGGCGAGATCACCGCCGTCGAGAACCTCCCCGACGCCTCCCGCTTCCGCCTGCGCGGCCCCGTCGTCACCGAGGGCGCCCAGCACGGCGACTCCATCGCGGTCAACGGCGTCTGTCTGACGGTCGTGGAGCACGAGGGCGACGAGTTCACCGCCGACGTCATGGCCGAGACCCTGAACCGCTCCAGCCTCGGCGCGCTCACGGTCGGCTCCCGCGTCAACCTGGAGCGCCCCACCGCGGTCGGCGCCCGCCTCGGCGGACACATCGTGCAGGGGCACGTCGACGGGACCGGCGAGATCGTCGAGCGCAAGCCGTCCGAGAACTGGGAGATCGTCAAGGTCTCGCTCCCGGCCGGTCTCTCCCGCTACGTCGTCGAGAAGGGCTCCATCACCGTCGACGGCGTCAGCCTCACCGTGGTCGACGCGGGCCCCGACTTCTTCACCATCAGCCTCATCCCCACGACCCTCGCGCTGACCACGCTCGGCATCAAGCAGCCCGGCGACCCGGTCAACCTCGAGGTCGACGTCATCGCCAAGTACGTCGAGCGCCTGCTCGGCGACCGCGCACACCAGCAGGGGGCCGCACAGTGA
- the ribD gene encoding bifunctional diaminohydroxyphosphoribosylaminopyrimidine deaminase/5-amino-6-(5-phosphoribosylamino)uracil reductase RibD: MRRAITLAARGLGSTSPNPVVGCVVLDTAGETVGEGWHQRAGGPHAEVHALRAAGERARGGTALVTLEPCNHTGRTGPCAQALVDAGVTRVVYAVGDPNPAATGGAQTLCAAGIAVEQGLLEAEAAEVNAAWLTSVRLGRPHVTWKYAATLDGRIAAADGTSRWITSAESRADVHRLRAECDAVVVGSGTQRADDPHLAVRGIEGAVQPLRVVVDTNGTAVTPDARVLDDAAPTLIAVAEDSTPAHEGETVRLPRATGGLDIRTLLDVLHARGVRSVLLEGGPTLAGAFVAADCVDRVVGYLAPVLLGAGPAALDGGGITTITDALRLDVSETVRIGPDLRITATLVAKEH, encoded by the coding sequence ATGCGGCGCGCCATCACGCTGGCCGCCCGCGGCCTCGGCTCCACCAGCCCCAACCCCGTCGTCGGCTGCGTCGTCCTCGACACCGCGGGCGAGACCGTGGGCGAGGGCTGGCACCAGCGCGCCGGCGGCCCCCACGCCGAGGTCCACGCCCTGCGCGCGGCCGGCGAGCGGGCCCGCGGCGGCACCGCACTCGTCACCCTCGAACCCTGCAACCACACCGGCCGCACAGGACCGTGCGCACAGGCCCTCGTCGACGCGGGCGTCACCCGTGTCGTCTACGCGGTCGGAGACCCGAATCCCGCGGCGACCGGCGGCGCACAGACCCTGTGCGCGGCCGGAATCGCGGTCGAACAGGGCCTGCTGGAGGCCGAGGCCGCCGAGGTGAACGCCGCCTGGCTGACCTCCGTCCGGCTCGGCCGTCCGCACGTCACCTGGAAGTACGCCGCCACGCTCGACGGCCGCATCGCCGCCGCCGACGGCACCAGCCGCTGGATCACCTCCGCCGAGTCCCGCGCCGACGTGCACCGGCTGCGCGCCGAGTGCGACGCCGTCGTCGTCGGCTCCGGCACCCAGCGCGCCGACGACCCCCACCTCGCCGTGCGCGGCATCGAAGGGGCCGTGCAGCCGCTGCGGGTCGTCGTCGACACGAACGGCACCGCCGTCACGCCGGACGCCCGCGTCCTCGACGACGCGGCCCCGACGCTGATCGCCGTCGCCGAGGACAGCACCCCCGCCCATGAGGGCGAGACCGTGCGCCTCCCGCGCGCGACAGGCGGGTTGGACATCCGAACCCTCCTGGACGTGCTCCACGCGCGCGGAGTGCGGTCCGTCCTCCTCGAAGGCGGCCCGACCCTCGCCGGAGCCTTCGTCGCCGCCGACTGCGTCGACCGCGTCGTCGGCTACCTCGCCCCCGTCCTCCTCGGCGCGGGTCCCGCCGCCCTGGACGGCGGCGGAATCACCACCATCACCGATGCGTTGCGGCTCGACGTGAGCGAGACCGTCCGCATCGGCCCCGACCTGCGCATCACCGCGACCCTCGTAGCGAAGGAGCACTGA
- a CDS encoding chitinase C-terminal domain-containing protein, with translation MPSPNRARPTLLASGAAVAGLLISMVSGGAAPAAAADDTSCRPDGLYRTPGVNVPYCSVYDSDGREKMGADHKRRTIGYFTGWRTGKNGEPAYLAKDIPWDKITHINYAFAHVDKDNKLSVGSDSEKNAATGMTWPGVAGAEMDPALPYKGHFNQLTKFKKQHPDVKTLISVGGWAETGGYFGDDGKRVNSGGFYSMATNADGSVNQAGIDTFADSAVAFIKKYGFNGVDIDYEYPTTMKDAGNPLDYSISNARRGGLVKGYAALMKSLREKLDKAGAADGKHYMLTVAAPSSGYLLRGMETFQVQKYLDYVNIMSYDLHGAWNEYVGPNASLFDDGKDAELAAANVYGSSQYGGIGYLNTDWAYHYFRGSMPAGRINIGLPYYTRGFKNVQGGTDGLWGKAAATSCPAGSGLTKCGDGAVGIDNLWHDKDDNGKESPAGSNPMWHAKNLEKGIVGDYVTKYGFPADTKLTGTYARKYSSTLVAPWLWNADKKVFLSTEDEESVAKKADYVVDRGIGGTMVWEMAGDYDWNAAKGQYEMGDTLTSLMHDKFKNATPYGAKVSNKELPTKAVHIGVEFGDFKLGDSNYPITPKVKITNNTKTALPGGTEFQFDYSTAAPGNASDQSGFGTKVISSDHTGSNVGGLKGDFHRVSLKLPAWQSLAPGASVDLSFNYYLPVSTPWNWTVNISGTTYALAGDLARGTTVVEPGGGTGPTDPPDPTDPPTPGKCTAPAWASGTEYGSGSTVSHKSHTWKAKWWTKGDEPGAGGEWGVWQDLGAC, from the coding sequence TTGCCGTCCCCCAACCGCGCGAGACCCACGCTGCTCGCGTCCGGCGCAGCCGTCGCAGGCCTGCTGATCAGCATGGTTTCCGGTGGCGCCGCCCCGGCTGCCGCCGCCGACGACACGTCCTGTCGCCCCGACGGCCTTTACCGGACGCCCGGGGTGAACGTCCCCTACTGCTCCGTCTACGACAGCGACGGCCGCGAGAAGATGGGCGCCGACCACAAGCGCCGCACCATCGGCTATTTCACGGGCTGGCGCACCGGAAAGAACGGCGAGCCCGCCTATCTCGCCAAGGACATCCCGTGGGACAAGATCACCCACATCAACTACGCCTTCGCGCACGTCGACAAGGACAACAAGCTCTCCGTCGGCTCCGACAGCGAGAAGAACGCCGCCACGGGCATGACGTGGCCGGGCGTCGCGGGCGCCGAGATGGACCCGGCGCTGCCCTACAAGGGCCACTTCAACCAGCTCACCAAGTTCAAGAAGCAGCACCCGGACGTCAAGACGCTGATCTCGGTCGGCGGATGGGCCGAGACCGGCGGCTATTTCGGTGACGACGGCAAGCGCGTGAACTCGGGCGGCTTCTACTCGATGGCCACCAACGCGGACGGCTCCGTGAACCAGGCGGGCATCGACACGTTCGCCGACTCGGCGGTCGCCTTCATCAAGAAGTACGGCTTCAACGGCGTCGACATCGACTACGAGTACCCGACCACGATGAAGGACGCGGGCAACCCGCTCGACTACTCGATCTCCAACGCCCGTCGCGGCGGCCTCGTCAAGGGCTACGCGGCGCTCATGAAGTCCCTGCGCGAGAAGCTCGACAAGGCGGGCGCGGCCGACGGCAAGCACTACATGCTGACCGTGGCGGCCCCCTCCTCCGGCTATCTGCTGCGCGGCATGGAGACCTTCCAGGTCCAGAAGTACCTGGACTACGTCAACATCATGTCGTACGACCTGCACGGCGCCTGGAACGAGTACGTCGGCCCCAACGCCTCGCTCTTCGACGACGGCAAGGACGCCGAGCTGGCGGCCGCCAACGTCTACGGCAGCTCCCAGTACGGCGGCATCGGCTACCTGAACACCGACTGGGCGTACCACTACTTCCGCGGCTCGATGCCCGCGGGCCGCATCAACATCGGCCTGCCGTACTACACCCGCGGCTTCAAGAACGTGCAGGGCGGCACCGACGGCCTGTGGGGCAAGGCGGCGGCGACCAGCTGCCCGGCGGGCTCCGGCCTCACCAAGTGCGGTGACGGCGCGGTCGGCATCGACAACCTCTGGCACGACAAGGACGACAACGGCAAGGAGTCCCCGGCGGGCTCCAACCCGATGTGGCACGCCAAGAACCTGGAGAAGGGGATCGTCGGGGACTACGTCACCAAGTACGGCTTCCCCGCCGACACCAAGCTGACCGGCACCTATGCCCGCAAGTACAGCTCCACGCTGGTCGCGCCGTGGCTGTGGAACGCGGACAAGAAGGTGTTCCTGTCCACGGAGGACGAGGAGTCGGTGGCGAAGAAGGCCGACTACGTGGTCGACCGGGGCATCGGCGGCACGATGGTCTGGGAGATGGCCGGCGACTACGACTGGAACGCCGCCAAGGGCCAGTACGAGATGGGCGACACGCTCACCTCGCTGATGCACGACAAGTTCAAGAACGCGACGCCGTACGGCGCGAAGGTCTCCAACAAGGAGCTGCCCACCAAGGCCGTCCACATCGGTGTGGAGTTCGGCGACTTCAAGCTGGGCGACTCCAACTACCCCATCACGCCCAAGGTGAAGATCACCAACAACACGAAGACGGCGCTGCCCGGCGGCACCGAGTTCCAGTTCGACTACTCCACCGCGGCCCCCGGCAACGCCTCCGACCAGTCCGGTTTCGGTACGAAGGTGATCAGCAGCGACCACACGGGAAGCAACGTCGGCGGTCTGAAGGGAGACTTCCACCGGGTGTCGCTGAAGCTCCCGGCCTGGCAGTCCCTCGCGCCCGGCGCCTCCGTGGACCTCTCCTTCAACTACTACCTGCCGGTGTCCACGCCGTGGAACTGGACGGTGAACATCAGCGGCACGACGTACGCGCTCGCCGGTGACCTGGCACGCGGCACCACCGTCGTCGAGCCGGGCGGCGGAACGGGCCCGACCGACCCGCCGGACCCGACCGACCCGCCGACGCCCGGCAAGTGCACCGCGCCCGCGTGGGCATCGGGCACCGAGTACGGCAGCGGATCGACCGTGTCCCACAAGTCCCACACGTGGAAGGCCAAGTGGTGGACGAAGGGCGATGAGCCCGGCGCCGGCGGCGAATGGGGGGTTTGGCAGGATCTCGGCGCCTGCTGA
- a CDS encoding RNA polymerase sigma-70 factor, translating into MGVSTAAALAEEFETHRPRMFGLAYRILGSAQEAEDAVQDAYLRWNGTRREDIEQPAAWLAKTVTNLCLNRLTSARARREQYVGTWLPEPVITSGGTLGPLESAEQREAVSMALLVLLERLTPRERAVYVLREAFSYSHREIAGVLDASEAGCRQLYRRAARALADARPRFAPGHELRQRFVESFVAAAREGDVVGLEKILARDVTWWGDGGGKVAAATTPILGRENVLRFLAGVMAKFGSAEVTYAEVNGAPAMVMRTAGHLTAVASFEGSDGVVTGVRSVVNPDKLAFVERQLAAA; encoded by the coding sequence ATGGGCGTGAGCACTGCAGCGGCACTGGCCGAGGAGTTCGAGACCCACCGCCCCCGGATGTTCGGCCTGGCCTACCGGATACTCGGCTCCGCGCAGGAGGCGGAGGACGCCGTGCAGGACGCGTATCTGCGGTGGAACGGCACGCGGCGCGAGGACATCGAGCAGCCCGCCGCCTGGCTCGCCAAGACCGTCACGAACCTCTGCCTGAACCGGCTGACCTCGGCCCGCGCCCGTCGTGAGCAGTACGTCGGCACCTGGCTGCCGGAGCCGGTCATCACCTCGGGCGGCACTCTGGGACCGCTGGAGTCCGCGGAGCAGCGGGAGGCGGTCTCCATGGCCCTGCTCGTCCTCCTGGAGCGGCTGACGCCCAGGGAGCGCGCGGTCTACGTGCTGCGGGAGGCCTTCTCCTACAGCCACCGGGAGATCGCGGGCGTCCTCGACGCGAGTGAGGCGGGCTGCCGCCAGCTGTACCGCAGGGCGGCCAGGGCGCTCGCCGACGCGCGGCCCCGGTTCGCGCCGGGGCACGAGCTGCGGCAGCGGTTCGTCGAGTCGTTCGTCGCCGCGGCCCGCGAGGGCGACGTCGTCGGCCTGGAGAAGATACTGGCCAGGGACGTCACGTGGTGGGGCGACGGCGGGGGCAAGGTCGCGGCGGCCACCACGCCGATCCTCGGGCGCGAGAACGTCCTGCGGTTCCTGGCGGGCGTCATGGCGAAGTTCGGGTCCGCGGAGGTCACGTACGCCGAGGTCAACGGCGCGCCCGCGATGGTCATGCGGACGGCGGGACACCTGACGGCCGTCGCCTCGTTCGAGGGGAGCGACGGGGTGGTGACCGGGGTCCGGTCGGTCGTCAACCCGGACAAGCTCGCCTTCGTGGAACGCCAGTTGGCGGCCGCATGA
- a CDS encoding ROK family transcriptional regulator: MPVSPASPSTARAINDRLALGLLQSEGPLTANQLKQLTGLSRPSVADLVERLQGSGLITVVGEAGAQRRGPNARLYGIVADRAHLAALDVRTESVSVVVTDLLGAVLAEASAPIGGGAGTGPAVEQAVALVERTAAEGGVQRLHTVGIGAPGLIDPATGDLHDTSSLPAWHRRLAGALHERLGARVLVENETNLAARAERRDGAAHDRDTFVLLWLGDGVGAAVVLDGVLRRGASGGTGEIGFLPVPGTSTLPSATSCEGGFHSLACASALRELGAEHGIPEPGMSGADVVRRAVETGEDAFLDAVADRVAVGAAAMAAILDPGCVVLGGEVGRAGGAELAARVTDRVTAMSPLRTEVRAGTLGGAAVLRGALLAARDAAQDELFGPRAGH, encoded by the coding sequence ATGCCTGTGTCGCCCGCCTCACCGAGTACCGCCCGAGCCATCAACGACCGGCTCGCGCTGGGGCTCCTGCAGAGCGAAGGGCCGCTCACCGCGAACCAGTTGAAGCAGCTCACCGGCCTGTCACGGCCCTCCGTCGCCGATCTCGTCGAGCGGCTCCAGGGCTCCGGGCTCATCACGGTCGTCGGCGAGGCGGGTGCCCAACGGCGCGGCCCGAACGCCCGCCTGTACGGCATAGTCGCCGACCGCGCCCACCTCGCCGCGCTCGACGTGCGCACCGAGAGTGTCTCCGTCGTCGTCACCGACCTGCTCGGCGCGGTCCTCGCCGAGGCCTCCGCGCCCATCGGCGGCGGCGCCGGCACGGGACCCGCCGTCGAGCAGGCCGTCGCCCTCGTCGAGCGCACCGCCGCGGAGGGCGGCGTGCAGCGCCTGCACACCGTCGGCATCGGCGCCCCGGGACTCATCGACCCCGCCACCGGCGACCTGCACGACACGTCCTCGCTGCCCGCCTGGCACCGCCGCCTCGCGGGCGCCCTCCACGAGCGGCTCGGCGCCCGCGTCCTCGTGGAGAACGAGACCAACCTCGCGGCCCGCGCCGAACGCAGGGACGGCGCCGCGCACGACCGGGACACGTTCGTGCTGCTCTGGCTCGGCGACGGCGTCGGCGCCGCCGTCGTGCTCGACGGCGTGCTGCGCAGGGGAGCGTCGGGCGGCACCGGCGAGATCGGCTTCCTGCCGGTGCCGGGCACGAGCACGCTCCCGTCGGCCACCAGCTGCGAAGGCGGCTTCCACTCGCTGGCCTGCGCGAGTGCCCTGCGCGAACTCGGCGCGGAGCACGGCATCCCGGAGCCCGGCATGTCCGGTGCCGACGTGGTGCGGCGCGCGGTCGAGACCGGCGAGGACGCCTTCCTGGACGCCGTCGCCGACCGGGTGGCCGTCGGGGCGGCGGCGATGGCCGCGATCCTCGACCCGGGCTGCGTGGTCCTCGGCGGCGAGGTGGGCCGCGCGGGCGGCGCGGAACTGGCGGCACGCGTCACGGACCGCGTCACCGCCATGTCACCCCTGCGCACCGAGGTGCGGGCCGGCACGCTGGGCGGGGCCGCGGTGCTGCGCGGGGCGCTGCTCGCGGCGCGGGACGCGGCACAGGACGAGCTGTTCGGACCGCGCGCGGGTCACTGA